From one Musa acuminata AAA Group cultivar baxijiao chromosome BXJ2-6, Cavendish_Baxijiao_AAA, whole genome shotgun sequence genomic stretch:
- the LOC135615350 gene encoding T-complex protein 1 subunit gamma: MHAPVLVLKDSLKRESGSKVHHANIQASKAVADIIRTTLGPRSMLKMLLDAAGGIVVTNDGNAILRELDLAHPAAKSMIELSRTQDEEVGDGTTSVIVLAGEMLHVAATFIDKNYHPTVICRAYNKALEDSIAVLDKIAMPIDVTDRATMLGLVKSCIGTKFTGQFGDLIADLAIDATTTVGVDLGQGLREVDIKKYIKVEKVPGGQLEDSKVLKGVMINKDVVAPGKMRRKILNPRIILLDCPLEYKKGENQTNAELVKEEDWEVLLKMEEEYIQNLCMQILKFKPDLVITEKGLSDLACHYLSKAGVSAIRRLRKTDNNRIAKACGAVVVNRPEELQESDIGTGAGLFEIKKFGDEFFAFIVDCKDPKACTVLLRGASKDLLNEVERNLQDAMSVARNILKNPKLLPGGGATELTVSAALKQKSSSIEGIEKWPYEAAAVAFEAIPRTLAQNCGVNVIRTMTALQGKHANAGNEWVGIDGNTGDIVDMKERKIWDSYNVKAQTFKTAIEAACMLLRIDDIVSGIKKKQAPGAGPTPSKPKIEEEGDADNEQILPD; this comes from the exons GCTGTGGCTGACATAATTCGAACTACTTTGGGTCCTCGATCTATGCTTAAGATGCTGCTTGATGCTGCTGGAG GGATTGTGGTTACTAATGACGGAAATGCTATACTACGTGAGCTTGATCTTGCTCACCCAGCTGCCAAG TCAATGATTGAACTAAGCCGCACACAGGATGAGGAAGTTGGAGATGGCACAACATCTGTTATTGTACTAG CTGGTGAGATGCTCCATGTTGCTGCTACTTTCATTGACAAGAACTACCATCCTACTGTCATATGTCGAG CATATAATAAAGCTCTCGAAGATTCTATTGCCGTTCTGGACAAGATTGCAATGCCTATTGATGTCACTGACC GTGCCACGATGCTGGGCCTTGTCAAAAGTTGTATAGGCACAAAATTTACTGGACAATTTGGGGACCTAATTGCT GATCTTGCCATTGATGCTACAACCACAGTTGGTGTGGACCTTGGCCAAGGTCTACGTGAGgttgatattaaaaaatatataaaagttgaGAAGGTTCCTGGAGGGCAGCTGGAAGATTCCAAGGTTCTTAAGGGAGTTATGATTAATAAGGATGTTGTTGCACCTGGAAAAATGAGGAGAAAGATATTGAACCCACGCATTATTCTCCTTGATTGCCCCCTTGAGTATAAGAAAGGAGAAAACCAAACTAATGCCGAGTTGGTCAAGGAAGAAGACTG GGAAGTTCTGCTAAAGATGGAGGAGGAGTATATACAGAATCTGTGCATGCAGATACTGAAGTTTAAACCTGACTTGGTCATTACAGAAAAGGGGCTCAGTGATCTTGCATGTCATTACCTCAGCAAGGCCGGAGTCAGTGCCATCCGGAGATTGAGAAAGACTGACAATAACAGGATTGCAAAGGCTTGTGGCGCTGTTGTTGTCAACAGGCCGGAGGAGTTACAAGAATCTGATATTGGAACCGGAGCAGGGCTATTTGAAATCAAGAAGTTCGGTGATGAGTTTTTTGCATTTATTGTTGATTGCAAAGATCCAAAAGCCTGTACTGTCCTTTTGAGAGGTGCCAGCAAGGATCTTTTGAATGAGGTTGAGAGGAACTTGCAG GATGCTATGTCAGTGGCCCGAAACATCTTGAAAAATCCAAAGCTTCTGCCTGGTGGTGGTGCAACCGAGTTAACAGTATCGGCTGCACTAAAACAGAAGAGTTCATCAATTGAAGGGATAGAAAAG TGGCCCTATGAAGCTGCTGCTGTAGCTTTTGAGGCGATCCCACGAACCTTGGCTCAGAATTGCGGGGTGAACGTCATTCGAACAATGACTGCCCTCCAGGGAAAG CATGCTAATGCCGGAAATGAATGGGTCGGCATTGATGGAAATACTGGTGACATTGTTGATATGAAAGAGCGGAAG ATATGGGACTCCTACAATGTAAAGGCCCAAACTTTTAAGACGGCCATCGAGGCTGCTTGCATGCTTTTGAGGATTGATGACATTGTGAGTGGGATCAAGAAGAAGCAGGCTCCTGGGGCTGGCCCAACTCCATCTAAGCCTAAGatagaggaggaaggagatgcAGACAACGAGCAGATCCTACCGGATTAG